The following proteins come from a genomic window of Chthoniobacterales bacterium:
- a CDS encoding VOC family protein gives MHLNHIHVAVRDLSGALDWLERVWQVKAQFQNERMATLIFGDFTLILDAAEADSPATIGFESDDCDRDFRNVVARGAAPIESPENKPWGIRSAYLQGPGRLKFEIEGPLK, from the coding sequence ATGCACCTCAATCACATTCATGTGGCGGTGCGCGACCTGAGCGGGGCGCTCGACTGGCTCGAGCGGGTGTGGCAGGTCAAAGCGCAGTTTCAGAACGAGCGGATGGCGACGCTCATCTTTGGCGATTTCACGCTCATTCTGGATGCGGCCGAAGCGGACAGCCCAGCTACGATCGGGTTCGAGAGCGACGATTGCGACCGGGATTTCCGGAATGTCGTTGCGCGCGGCGCGGCGCCCATTGAGTCTCCTGAAAACAAACCATGGGGGATTCGATCCGCCTACCTTCAAGGACCCGGCCGGCTCAAATTCGAGATCGAGGGGCCATTGAAGTAG